The Solanum lycopersicum chromosome 2, SLM_r2.1 DNA window ATAGGAGCATCTCTACATGTTGAATAAATTCTTTTGCCTGTCAGAAATAGAGTGAAGTTATCTTACAAATGAAAGAATATGATGTATTGTCATCCGTAGAGAAATAGAAACCTATAGTGTCAAACAACCCTATAGTTTTAGgcattatacatatatacatgccctttaacttggcttcattttatatttatatcttcGAATTTTGGGTGTgtacaaatagacacttaaacttgtataaagttgaacaagtagacacattAATTTTATGTGACACAAATACACATAGGACACTACGTATGATGCAAATTATCATGTAGGATGTCACATAGAACGTGCGTGtttattttgttcaattttatacaaatttaagtgtttacTTGTACATACTTAAAAttgaaggacataaatataaaatgaaataaaattaaagaacacaTTTTGTATTATGCTTAGCTTTTAGGTgtccacccaaaaaaaaaaccacaAACACCATTTTCtggtaattaaatatatattacttatGGATGATTTAGACATCTAAGCTAATGCTAGTAAAGATGTATGTAACAAACTTTACAATCCATACTTGTCCCTATTGTAATTAAGGAAATGTATGAGCtgtaataactttttttttggtaatttgaATATGATAGGGGTGATTTAGAGATGTAGTCCATATATATAGAATGCATGagaaaaatatacttattttgtTGGGTCTTACGTGGATTCTTTTGTGTAAGTTCAGGatttcttaaaaaacaaaagaatataattaacaaaagaaatcTTATTGTCGAAAACTATTGGCTTAAAACAGTAAAAAAATCATGATTATATTTTTAGGACTTGTATcaaatctttaattaaaaattgagcAATTTTTAGATTACAATTCTACAATACTTCTGGTTATAGTAAACAAGTTGCAGTTTTTTGAAGAAATAATCGATCAAACAACTCGAGAACGAATAAAATCAACTTCTTTAGGGATGAATGAATATATTCACTTTGTAGGTAGTTTAACTCTCATATAGTATTTCTCATAATGATAATTATCTGATAAAAAAGTATCTTGATATGTGTAGATATCGTACAATCTTGTTGGGAAGGTACTGCACAAGGAAAGGAAAATGTTACCTTCAGATAAGGAATGCTTTTTCTGTCCTAATTTACGTGTCACATATCATTTTTGAGAGTTAAACAGTTTAAGTTTAATCGATAATTCGCTCAtggaatttttaatttttaaaaaataaaaatttatatatttgtaaactacatAAAATACTATAGGCTTcgataattgataattcaaaataattaaaaaatatatgaaaaaattacgaTCAGAGATAGACTTATATGAATCCCGAAATTCGATGTGTCATAAATTGTGACAAAtagaattataaataatatgaaagtaagataaaatcaaaacaaataacaTCAATATAGTAATTTTACGCAGGAGAGGTGAGAGTAGAAACCTTTTGGTTTTCTTGCTCCAAAATTCATTGAAACTtcataacaaatttaatttctattaaaattcaaatatataatttaatttataaaaaaaattaagtttactGCAATAAAATCTTCATTGATTCTCCAATTATATTCGATCTCGTCTGTATCTCCTCTAAAATACcacaatattttatgatttgaaGAAACTTTAGTTTAATGCACAACACTCAACGTTGGTTGAAGAACACATGTTAGGAGATATGTTTTCTATAGATAgctcaaaacataaaattacaaatatatagcCCTAATTTTCCACTAAATAATTACACCATATATTTCCTTATTAATTTCTCTTATCGATACTAAATCagtatcatatattatattgcTATCATTAAGGTTGATAATTTCGTTAAATTGATATTaaatcgatatatatatatatatatatatatatatatatatatatatatatacacgtatGTATACATCTCTAAGGCTGATAATTTcgcaaaaattatatataaactcTTATAGTATCACTGAATAATGAGTAAAGTCTGAACAAGAAATCTTTATGATAGCAGAACAACACtcctatatataatatacacacTCTTATAGTATCATTAACTAATAAGTAATATCAATATagtatatgatatgaatgaGGGTATGAATTATAATTACTTATAAGAGaatgaatatttcaaaaaatacttttaatttaaatataaacttgtaatttctttaaattttatgatccatttatataattttctcaataATTCTCTATATGTTGAAAAAATGTACCTAGAGATGCTGTTATTCGTGCAAAGATATTCTTACATTTGAAGAATGtaggatatttattatttttaataatgatttttttttttgctattttcGCAAAACAAAACATTATAAAGTTTAGCCTTTTCATATTCCATCAACTCCTCCGTCCGTTGCATGCGTGTCTGAGTCGATCAATACACATTCCCTTCTGCCGTTTGGCCAATATTCCGACGTAAAATCGACCGCCGGTAAGTGCCTCATACTCCGTAATGCCCGTCGTTTCCTCAGTAAGTGAATATCGTTACTCAAACAcatgaaaatagttttttctttGGATAGTCCAATTTGTTTACTAGGGTTTTGACTTCGGTTGAAACGGGAAGAAAAATAGTGTGGATTCTGTGACTTGCTTTGTTGAAGTAGGTTTTACAATGTACGGTGTAAGGTTTGTGTTGGAAGAGTTTGATGATGGTAACGTTGTGTTTATTTTTCAGTTTGTGTAACTTTCAACTTTTCCCCTGTATCAAAAAATCACTtatctttttgttaatttttggaAGTTTGGTTCACGGATAAGTTTTGCATTGTTAAACCTAAGAAACAAGCAGCATTCCTACAGGACTAAAGATGGAATTTTGGACTTAAAAAATCGAGCTTTGagtatttattgttatttggTGGAATAATTGTACTACATATCTTGTGATGTGCATTTATTGTTTGACAGTTTGGTTTATTATTGCTGACCACCTCATGAAAAATTTCAAGCTTACTATGTCTGACCGTCACTTTCCACTTTTTGGCAATGTATTTGTCCATATTTTGTAGCTAATATTGCTGTATTAAGTTTTGTAGTCTCACAAAGGGGTACAGTTCTTTGGGGTTGCAGTAGCTTTGATATAAAAGTTGGAGGAATTCCAAGGATGAAGATGTCCATACATAATCCTCCACTCAAAACACACACACCCAAAAATAAATCTTGTTCTGTACAGAGGTGGCTGCCACCTGCCTCCCAATTTCTATAGACCCCTTCTCTTCCTTACTTTTTCTTGTTTCATCTTGTGATAAATCTTTAACCGGAGTCGTTGTTCCTCCGATTTAAAACATTTACATTCACCCAAAAGTgaactaatttttatttcttctcaagcCAAAGCCACATTTTAATAGTCTATAATTTTGTCTACCGTAAAATCAAGTCTATTATGtttgaatttgttttatttGCCGGATGAActcattataattatattttctagttaaattttttattcaggTATAATGTCATACTTCCTTgtgcaacataatttttttgtttgaaaaccCTTTGTTAAACCATAATTTAGGCATACATTCTCGTTGATtcttttttgggaaaaaatgTCATTGAACACTGGAATGCCAATCTGTTGAATTATATGTTTTCACCTGCTGTATATGCGTCAGCCAAAAGTTTTCTTCCTCCTTACCAAGTCTGGATCCCGGGTCTTACACTTCCAATCTTTGTTCTATAAGAACTCACTTCCGTTGTTAGGGAGATATTTTATCTGTTCCCTGGTAATATAGGAgctttataatttgattttagtgTCGTTTCTTTAGAATGAATTCTTCTGTTTTTGGTTGATCACTTGATCCACAACTCTACTTTGCCTTAGTCACcagagattttaaaaaaaaaatgaaacagcATCTTCTTAGTTGGAATTGACAAAAATAACGCCCGTTCCTTGTTTAGCTTCTTCAGGTGCCCCTTTTGCTTGCTTACTTGGTGGCTCACCCTTCTAATTGGTTCTTTGTTTTGGAACAaatgcataaaataattttttcctgATCGGACATAACCGAATCAAATCTAGTTCTCTATTCTAAAGCCATCTATCATCTAATATTAAGGCATTGAAAAGTGGAAAACTAGCAAATTTATCCCTGTCTGATCTAAGTCTGGTCACTTTAAAGAACAAGTTGAAacaaaataagtcaaatattgAGTGGTTCCACCTCATATTCTGGGACACTGAGCAACATCATAGAAAAAGAATGCACGTGAGAAATGAAAGGAGCAAATTATTCACCTATTTAAGTGGTCAATTCCAAGTTAGGGAGCTCTCTTTGGTATTGAGATACTATTGTGAATTCTGAAGTCTGAACATGAGCAATTCTGTAATCTAGTTTGTGCTTTATATTTGCTTATCTCTTCTGCATCTACATAAAGTAGCTATACAGTGTACTTGTAGAGTTACTTCAGTTTGccttttatgatattatgaatgttTGAACGTATCAGGCTTGAAATCTTTTTTCCTGAAAATCAATGCCCTTATGGTTGCTACATGGTATGTTATTCTAGGTTTTATGATGGGAGATCTTGGCGCGGAGGACGAGTTATCATTCGAAGGTAAAATCTTTTTTGTCAATCCAAAAGGGAAGAAATTAATTCGATAATCTGTTCTCTTGTTATAATTTTTGAGCTGTCATCGGCTATCatgttatatgttattttttgcaTGGTCAGGAGAAATCATGGATGTATTTTGTGTACCAGTACTTAGTGCTGAGAGCCACTGATGAtgttatttataaaagaaataaatgatcATGTGATATTCAATATTGCTTTGGTCATCAATACGTTGGAAATTTAAACTGGGCTCGTTGATTCTTTATATTTAAAGAGCAGTTTATTACCAAATTCCTCCCTTTTGTTTCCTCTTTTTTCCCTTGAAATATATTGTTGAGAAAAATACTACctattatttcatttactttttttccCAGTGTCTATCtgactaaaattatttttgtagatCGCTTCAAACAGTATGTAATGGTGAAAAAGGATGGGAAAATCATATGCTCAACACAGTGTCTCAATCCACCTGCCAATACGTATGCAATGCCAGCTTTCCCTGCACTTCTGCTTTAGTTTCACCTTCTGAATAGCTCATGCATATTTTCTTACTAAGTCATGTTGACTTTTATGGTACATCATGTGCTGATGTGATGTTTATCTGCTAGTATAAGTTTCCAGTTTTAGTCATGAATCaacttctattttcttttctttcatcaaaaaagaaaattcagcAGTTTGTTCAATGGAAAACTTGGAAGTTCCTTCTTGAAGCATTTTTCTCTATATGGCATACATCGAGCTTTTCATTCCAATATTAAAGTAATTTCTTGTTCCACTTTCCGATGGTAGGTAGTTATTGTTGAGGTAGAGTTATTTGTCACTGGcaaacatgttttttttctttctctatgattattaaaaaaatagatttcgAATTTGTTGGCAACAGAATTTCTTCTTTGCTTTTCACCTTTGTTAGTTTAATCTTTTCTTTCCTAATATCTACTGCATGATCCAGTTCTAAAACTAAGTGATGCTGCAGATTCCTCAAAttactctttctctttcttctgCTACTACCATGTCATCATATTCTTGACCATCTTCTGTGCCATgcaattcaattatctatacaGTCCTATCTCCAAATGGTCTAATGTTTCTTCCTCTGCAAAATGATGCATACATTAAGCAAAAGCATGTGGAGAGGTTTTAGTCACTTTTCCCTTGTAAACTTTGATGCAATTTAAATACAACCTGTTTATCCAATTCAAGTATGCAGTAAGGTACCATATATCcatcaaaataattatgaaaatgatgtatccattcaaaaaattgagaaaagatTGTTTCGTGGTGACACATGAGTGTTATCATGATAAGTTGTGTTAAAAGCAGAAACTTGATTTCTGATTGATTACTTTCATGTTCTACAGTAACAAGGCTTAACTgatcttatttcttttcttgaCTTAAATCTAAATCATTGGTTGTTCTTTTGAAGATTTAAAGTTATCGACTGTGTAATGCATTACTCGTCCTGAGGCTTTCTACCCTCCCTCACTTAAATGCTCGATTGATGCAAATGATAATGTGCACTAATCTGAAATGCAGGCCTTCTATTTGGAATATTAAACACATTCTCCGACAAGACAAATTTGACTTCCTCTCTGAGTTATCCCGCTGCTTGTTACGCCGTTCTCCAGAAAATTCTCATCAGGAAAAGGAGTGGCATGCATTCCTTGGTTTTCTTCAGAAATACAAAAAGGTAACCTGTTAGAATCCTGATACCTTATTGCATTGATTATTtgcgcccccccccccccccaaaaaaaaaaaaaaagaaaaagaaaaaagtgcaGTTAATGTTTGTTTCCTACTTACTATTTTTAGGTGttcattttacttgaaaattcTATTTATCTATCCAATACATATCTTTGTATTGCTTTCCTATTGAAGGTCGCTATTGGAGAACATGAGCACTTTCAATTTTACATACTTCCTCCCAAAGAAGGCTCGCCATTCAATTATACATTTGCTTGTTACCGGGAGAGGGAAAAACCAAGTGAATGTCCTGTAGGTAAGGCCTCTGGATCAACTTCTCATGTGATTGAGGATGCTTGTTCTCCCTGCAATGAAGAGGCTGTTATAGGTGCCCAAACTTGTGATTTGTCAGCCAAAGTTAGTGGAAGGCCTGAAAAAACAAATGTACAGAATATCTCCCTGGAGAGTAATTTTGTGCATGCAAATCCTAGTTATTTGAAAACTCTAGGTCATACCCATTCTGGTTGGAGTTTTGGAGCAATCGCGGAGTTTGTGGACAATTCTAGAGACGCCAAAGCAACTAAGTAGGTAGACAAGTCACTTTCCTGGTCAATGATTCTTTACTGGCTTCCTTATTTTAATTGCCTTTCCCTTTTTGTACTGTTACCatgattttttagaaaaaaacttCTTGTTTGTGTACTCCCCTTTTCCTTCTACTTGATCATTCTACTTTGCTTGCAGTTCTCTCTTCTAGCTGGGCTAGAAAGGTGGGGAGTGGGGGAAGGCAGAGGTTACCAGTTTTTTGGTTGTGCACTAAAGTTGCATAGTTTCTCATTTCACGTTGCTTTGATTGGATATTTGACAGGTTGGAAATTTCTATTGACATCATATATTCAAGAGTGGTTGGCAGAGAAATTCCTATGCTATGCATTATAGACGATGGGTGTGGAATGAACCATCAGGAGATGCTTCAGATGGTATCATTTGGACACAAGCAACCTGATGCAGATGACCCTAATCGTATTGGGAGATTTGGAATTGGTTTTAAGGTACATTAATATCTGCATGCACAAGATGTGAAACTCTCAAAGTCCCTATCTGTTGTCATCATGGTTTTGTTCCCACTTTTTGTATCTAAAGTCATATCCTAGGTAAGCCGAAGGTGCATCATGTCCTACCTAATCACCTCTCCAGTTTCTTCTCTGTCTACCTCTACCCCTCAAACCTATCACCACCAACCTCACACACTTCCCTCACTAGAGCATATGTGCTTCTTTTCTTCACATGCCCAAACCATCTACCTCACTTCTCATCTTGTCCAGCTCAAAGGCTGGTGATTGTGTACGGAATATAGTGAAAATGATTTACACAAAATACCTCTTAATTATATTAAGATTTTGTTCAAGATCTTAATGATTAAGACCTATTCAGACCaataaattgtttaaatcaCCCTTCGGGGTTGCCCAGTGGTTTGAGTTTGGGACTTCcgtgttggaggtctcaagtttgaaaccccttgccagcgaaatcaaggggtttgccttctgggtcgagctcgtctCACCAGGCTTGCCTACTGCGGGTAACTTCTCCTATGTGGTTTACGAGCTATTACATAGGAGCGGGGGGTTCTACCCTATTCGCGcccaaagggtagcggctgcgggtttcccttgtcattaaaaaaaataaaaaaaatcaagtgttTAAATCTTAATCTTAATGTAAACAAATGCACATAATGGTCTAAAGTCTGAGCTATTTTTAGTGCAAACTGAAGCGGCCTAAGTAAGAATCGTTCAGAGGAACAAGCTCCTCTCAATTAAACAAAGGAATATGACAATTCATTTTTACAGTTATATGGCAAAAAACTTTTCTAATTTGAGTGAATTAACTAAAACTGATTTATCAGACTAAATGCACGCCTCTATTGAAATAACAgatgaaaacaaaaattttgcTCCATATCGACTCCAGTAATTAATgatacaatttaatttaattaataatttggcAATATGGTGGTACCAACATGGCAACATGCGTACAATCTGTATACAAAAAGTTGTGATTCTTGTGAATGCTAAGCGAAAACATGATCCTGCACAAAGTATACATGCCGTTGACTTGTAAACCATGTGCTTGTTGGTAACAAGCTTCATGGTTAACTGTAAGGACTTGGGAATGTGAATCTTGTAAGTAATGATAATGACTTCCTCATTTTTAGTGATGTTGGATTGTAATGCAGTGCTGGCATATAGATGCATCTCCTTTGCTTGAGATTCTTTAGGTTTCACCTTAAGCTGCGATTCTTGATAGCTTTTGATAACATGATATGTTTCTGTTCCATTGATGTTCTTTGTGCAGACTGGGGCAATGAAGCTTGGGAAAGATGCATTGGTTCTGACACAGACTACTAACTCTAGATCAATTGCTTTCCTTTCCCAGACACTTAATGAAGGAAAAGATGTATTCACCAGATGAACTTGTTAGACTTCTTTTTTTGGTTGTAATTTTCGTCAGTAGTGCTTATCTTATCTGCTCATTCTTATGCTGCAGAATCTGGAGATACCCATTGTAAGCTACTACAGATATGGGCAATTTATGGAGCTGGATAAGCAAAATGAGACTTTGTTCAAACACAATTTGAAAGCTATTAAGGAATTTTCACCGTTTGATAAGTACTTTATTGGTCAAAAAGTAGGTCTGTTCAGTAAGGATGGCACAGGAACGCATATATATATCTGGAATCTGGAGAAGTGGGGACCCAATTATAGCCTGCAATGGGAGTCTGGAATAACTGGTGGGAGCTCCTTCCATCAGGGCGATATTCTCATTCGTTCTAAACGGGTCAGAGCTCGTCCAGGCCAGATGACTCAAATGGTTGGTTGACATCTTTTATAACTTATATTccacactctctctctctctctctcttcatTTTCCTAAGTTACAATTGATTGGTTTTAGGTTCCTTTGGACTACTCACTTAGATCTTATTTGGAAGTGATCTTTCTTGATCCacgtataaaaatatatgtccAAAAATCACAGGTATTTATACATACATTTCGTTTTTGTGTAACAGTTGTCTATACTGTTAATAAGATTGGAAactgattctttttttaatgttcTAATAGGTTAAAAGTCGACCATTAGCAAGATCTCTGAACAGGACTGTTGTGGAAAATGGTACTATAATGGGGAAACCGGTTCAGCTTACTCTGGGTTGCAATCAATTGGAATGGGAAGAAGCAAATTGTGGAATATTTTTGTATTGGCATGGACGTCTAATAGAGGTAAGCATTGGACGTTCATTCTTGCCTTCCTCATAGTTTCAGAAAGGAGATGTTGGCTTTTTTGCTGATAGTTGTTCATAATCTCATTCTGATTCCGCTTTCCATTTCTCTGAAACGAAAATATGATTGATtacaaaaaatgaacttgtgaCTTTTTAAGGTGTTATGATCTTAAATATGCAGTAGTACTCTTATACTATATTACTTGATGGGTGACAATATGACTTCCATTTAGACAGTATTACTTGATCGTAAGGATTTGGGATTCCTGAAGCTGACATTTGATTATCCACCTCCTCTTAATATACCTTCCTGTACGTATATTTCAGCATATACTTGATTTGAAGGTCAAGATGGCTTGATATTGAATGATTGTTAGTTACTTGGAAAATTCCAGGATGAATTGGACTATTTACTCATTTTCTTTCCCCAGTTTTAGTCTCTTGTTGAGTTCAAATTGTAGTCTATGATGAAGAGGGATATGGTTGTGACAACAGAACCGTCTTATATCAATAATTCAGATTGCTGAATCCATATCTTGATTCCTATGCGTTCACTCCAAATTCATTGAAGTCAATAAGAGGTTCTATTGACTCAAGGAGATCCAGATACTAGCATTTAGATTCCTAGAAAATAAATGAcgaaaaagatcattttatttttgcaacaaaGTGGGTGAATATACAAGGATTTATGTCTACTTTTGGCTGGGAAATCACTTGCCTAGCTGACAATCTATAATATAGCAGCTGACATGGTTATTCTTTCAAAGGCTTACAAGAGAGTTGGGAGTATGATGCATAATGGAGATAGAGGTCGTGGTGTCATTGGTGTTATTGATGTCACAAATCTAATGGTGAATATTCTCTTCCTTTCAGTTTCTTTTTTCAAGTTGATGATGTTTTTGCAATATGttgttttttgtttcaatttaaatttacatAGCGATAACATTGCAATTTTAAAATTCTGTATCCTAgacaattttataaataaaaggaTTATAGTAATGTGTTGTATTATTTCGCCGTGTTCCCTAAAATGATGATTGAGTGAGTATATTCGTTAGAATATAGATTTTGAGTCCCTTCAACTTTTTAAAAGGTCACACCTAAGCCCTAGGATATTTTTACAAAGCATGTTCTGATTCAACTATTGAAAATGAGGGAAATTTGCAATATCCGTGCATATGAGAATTTGCCCTCTTTCACATGAAGTGCTTGAAACTTGTGATGAACTTTATATACCCAAATTATTTAACTTTGCattaaagttaatttgattcTTCTTAGATGTAACTCTCACATCCCATTTCCATTGCTTAGTTTTAGAGACCTTACCCTCCCCATACaccacttgtgggatttcacttgATTTCTTGTTGTTGCTTAGTCTCTAGAGAAACAGAGTTTTACTAAACCAAGTTGCGTGCAATTCTGTATCAAAGAAGTTCAGTACAGTGACTTACATTATAATGTTTCCAAATATGTAAGATAAAGAGTAAAAGAGGAGTGTAAGAAATTATGAAGACGATTTGGTTGTGGTAATTGTTGGTGACTTGGAGCGATTAAACTTTGAGCCGGTGGAAGGCTTGAGAAATTACTGGCCAGAGTAAAGGGACCAAAAGCAATCAAATCATTACATATACAGTTCAAACTTTCAAGTTTAATGATGATCAAACACGAGATATCTTTGATGAGCTGGAAGACTCCTATATCACttaacaaactaataatatgAATTCATGTGAGAAGTAACATGTTTTGCAAGTACCAACACATCGAGATTATTTTTGTCTATCAATGTTTTACTatagaattttttgattttatgatggTATGTTTTCTGGTGTAGAGAGGAAATACCATTTTTTCTTGATAGTTCAGTAGATTTTGCGATTCTAAAATATCCTTGTAGTATAATACTTTTGTGTATCTGACACCCTCTTGAGGTATATTAATTGATATCAATCAACTATCCTTAATTCTATACCAGTTGATGTGGGCTATGATTCGTCAGTTTTCATCATAACTTAACTATTTTTATGGTGGCTCACAACCAACTTATCTGGATCTGGGGTCATCTACAGTTTGGATTGTGACGTAGTTGCTGTCTTGATGTATcaataaaagttttttcttactaaaattaGAAAAGGAACTGAATATTTACTGACAATATTTGTAAAGAAAGTGATGCTTTAACAAAGAACCTTTCAGTTTACTTTTTATAAGACATTCCTTATGATAAAAGAAGTACATAAGACATATACCATGTcactttcattttcaaaataatgttTCATGGCACAGGCTGAAGATAACGGTCATGTTTGGGTGCACAACAATAAGCAAGGATTCCAGGACTGTGAAGTGTATGCTGAATTGGAGAAGTGGCTGGGTGAGAAATCAGACAAATACTTGGATGAACATGTTGATAAAGTTGAATTGGTACTTCCTCACTACACTGGCCTAGTATAACTTTATTTGCCGTAGCTACTTCTTCCTTCCCCCATCACAATCGTGATTTTATTCTTTATGGGCTATTGTAATTTGCCATGGATTTGAAGCTGGTATGCTCTTCAACTTTATCATTGATTGCTCAGTTTTGATGGGATAACTTGTTTAATATCGGGGATGCAATCTAATGACTTAAAACCACCCTATCAACTTTGAATGAGGACTAATGATATGAGTTCTGTGGGAGTAATTTGAAGGATAAAATGGTGGTCATATTCATGcaaccaaaacaaaataatttctttagcaGAGCTGGATCTGAAAGGGCAAGTAAACTCGGTTAAGCAAGGCATATAAAACCttcgaagaaaaaataaaagttcagTGGTACTAGAGTCAAGTTTGCCTCAGGTTCAGGAATCATCGCTAATGGCGCTGTTGGTTTCCCCTTTTTGGAGATTGATGAAGTGATTTATTGTCCATTCCCACAAAGAGGCGTGTAGCACAGAAATTATTTTATGTGGTCCATCTGATAACAAATAAGGCATGAGGAAAGTGTTCAAATGTTTCTGCCTCATGCGTAATATTTCGATACTAATTTGTGAGTATGATTATCCAAACTACTGCCTGCATAGGCAGCAGTACGCCTTTACTTTCATGTCATGTTGATGCCTTGCAagaaatattattgaaaaaagtACCATTAATCCTCTTCTTTGTatgatttcctttttgaaatgtcagTACACTCACTATATAGCTTTTCTGGCATTTCTGAGCTGATCTGAGCAGGGAGAAG harbors:
- the LOC101246893 gene encoding uncharacterized protein, whose amino-acid sequence is MMGDLGAEDELSFEDRFKQYVMVKKDGKIICSTQCLNPPANTPSIWNIKHILRQDKFDFLSELSRCLLRRSPENSHQEKEWHAFLGFLQKYKKVAIGEHEHFQFYILPPKEGSPFNYTFACYREREKPSECPVGKASGSTSHVIEDACSPCNEEAVIGAQTCDLSAKVSGRPEKTNVQNISLESNFVHANPSYLKTLGHTHSGWSFGAIAEFVDNSRDAKATKLEISIDIIYSRVVGREIPMLCIIDDGCGMNHQEMLQMVSFGHKQPDADDPNRIGRFGIGFKTGAMKLGKDALVLTQTTNSRSIAFLSQTLNEGKDNLEIPIVSYYRYGQFMELDKQNETLFKHNLKAIKEFSPFDKYFIGQKVGLFSKDGTGTHIYIWNLEKWGPNYSLQWESGITGGSSFHQGDILIRSKRVRARPGQMTQMVPLDYSLRSYLEVIFLDPRIKIYVQKSQVKSRPLARSLNRTVVENGTIMGKPVQLTLGCNQLEWEEANCGIFLYWHGRLIEAYKRVGSMMHNGDRGRGVIGVIDVTNLMAEDNGHVWVHNNKQGFQDCEVYAELEKWLGEKSDKYLDEHVDKVELKPGSGVYKPDNEWVQCDKCRKWRMLSHGFNSKTLPLQWFCYMKPFNGECERSEQEVEPGVITISSKRLGYSSTEDPEEIKRKLSRQAVGTSKNVGENDSSHSMDEDQAKKSPAQKRKRLLRSCRKS